The Bacteroidota bacterium nucleotide sequence GAACAGTATTACTCATTTCCTGGTTTGGAAAGCAATTTGTCCAAGTCTCTATGACCTTCTTTTTACGTTCATCCTGATCCGATATGTTCAATATACTTTTCCAATTTTCAGGAACTGGAGCTCCCAAAGCGGAGACATTTTCAACAATTCTGAAATTCGGTAATAAACGTTTAAGACGCGTGTGGTCGAACATAATTTATTTATTTAAGGAAATTATCAATCATTCTTTGTATTTCGATTTCGAGTTGTTGTTCACGAATAATCATCTCTGCTCTGAATGTTTCTTCAACATATATGCCTGAACTCTTATGTTGCATCCATTCCAAAAATGTCTGCGAACCTTTAGAAGCATTTGCAGATTTACTTAAGCCGATAAAGTTAGGTTCGTAATTTAAGATTTGCAATTGTTGTTCTGTAAACGTGCGCGCCACGATCGGAATAATGAACATTACCTACAATCTTTTCCGCCTCACACAACTTAAAGTTAAGATCGCCTAGGAAATGAATGCTCGATGAGCAGAAAATGCAATTGGCCAAATTCTAAAAAGGAAATACTTTTTTAATTTCTGAATCCAACGCTTCAAAAAATGTTCAGTGAAAAAATGTCAACAAAAAATAAATCGAAAAATCGGGTTGTTAGAGATGCCCATAATATAGAAGTGGAAATAAATTGACTTCAGCTTACTCGCTTCATAACTTCATACCAAAACTCCGGTTTGAAAACCTGAGTTAGCTCTTTAATCTTCTGGAGCAAGCTTTGACAAAAAATCGGTAAGTGAATTGCTGATTTGAATAGTACCAGAGTGAGGGTCGTCATAATTTTCATGATCCCAAAAATAAATAGAAGCAAAATCTGCCTTGTCGGTACTGAAACAATAATAATTTCCTCCCGGATCAAATGCAAATGGTATGAGATGATGGGGGATTAATTCTCTGAGGTTTGAAAATGCAGAATCAAACGTATCCCTGCCATACTTTACTGATAAGAATTGTTGAACAACAAATATCGAATCATAATGCTTGTACAGATATTTGTCTGGAGATCCTCCGTTGAAATTCAGATAATGTTCTCTGAATTCAGGTGGGAATATAAAATTCAACTTCACTTCTGTTTCCTGCAGATCAACATCACTGACAGGTTCTTTGACTCCTGTAAAATTGTTGTGGTTCATAATACTTGCAAATTTATATTATTTATACTTTACTCCATTAGCTTGCTCATATTGAAAAACTGATCCTTTGTGAGGATATGTTGCTTCATGCGCTTCACGGGTAATTAATTGCATAGTAGATTCACCCGTAGCAGGATTAAAATCATCAAGGTGGTGCCAGGTGTAACCATCAGGTGCTTTGGCTCCTGGAAATCCAGCTGCTTCATTCGCTGCTTTAAAATCTCCATACCTGCCTCCGGTAAGTCTGATTTTTACAATATTCTGCTGACCTTCTACTACTGGATATAAGTAATCAGTACCTGAAAAATCTGGGCCACCATTCTTTGTAACTTTTACTCCCGGAAAACCTTTATCAGCTGCCTTAGTGTGAAAAATAATTTCTTTCTCTTGCAATTGGGAAAATGATTTCCCTTCCACACTCGTTCCTTCCGGCAACTTGTTCAGTACATTCTCAAGTTCAGTGGCATTACCAGCTTCGCCAAGTAATCTTTCAAGATCTTTCGCATCGGTCACTTTTCCAAGCAGCCGCTCCAGTTGTGCCGCGTCATCTACTTTCTACAGAAGGGACGTAAGTAACTCCGCGTCGCCACCAACCATAGGGAGGAAGCGTTCCACTTCGGATGCTTTACCCAGTTTGAGAAGAAGTGTTTCAAGTTCTACAACACTTACTTTTTCAAGCAGCGCCAATACTTCCGTCTCTGTTCCTGCTTCAAGCAAGCTGCGTGCGAGTGCTTCGTCACCTCCGACTTTCGCGAGGATGCGGTCGAACGCGGTAGCTTCTTCGGCCAGGCCTAAGAATTCCATGATCTTCGACCA carries:
- a CDS encoding SMI1/KNR4 family protein; this encodes MNHNNFTGVKEPVSDVDLQETEVKLNFIFPPEFREHYLNFNGGSPDKYLYKHYDSIFVVQQFLSVKYGRDTFDSAFSNLRELIPHHLIPFAFDPGGNYYCFSTDKADFASIYFWDHENYDDPHSGTIQISNSLTDFLSKLAPED
- a CDS encoding HNH endonuclease, whose translation is MERLLGKVTDAKDLERLLGEAGNATELENVLNKLPEGTSVEGKSFSQLQEKEIIFHTKAADKGFPGVKVTKNGGPDFSGTDYLYPVVEGQQNIVKIRLTGGRYGDFKAANEAAGFPGAKAPDGYTWHHLDDFNPATGESTMQLITREAHEATYPHKGSVFQYEQANGVKYK